In Synechococcus sp. A18-25c, a single window of DNA contains:
- a CDS encoding photosystem I assembly protein Ycf4, giving the protein MAADLLEQPVVGSRRLSNVLVAAMVTIGGVGFLFASLSSYLGRDLLPLGHPAGLVFVPQGLVMGLYSIAAALLATYLWSVIAIDVGAGTNRFDKSAGLVTISRRGFRRPISVEIPIKDIQAVKVEVRDGFNTRRRVSLRVQGRRDMPLTRVGEPLPLAQLEQDGAELARFLGVNLEGL; this is encoded by the coding sequence ATGGCCGCTGATCTGCTCGAACAACCTGTTGTCGGTTCCCGGCGACTTTCCAACGTCTTAGTGGCTGCCATGGTCACGATTGGCGGTGTTGGATTTCTGTTCGCTTCTCTATCGAGTTACCTCGGTCGTGATCTGCTCCCGCTGGGGCACCCTGCGGGCTTGGTGTTCGTTCCCCAAGGACTGGTGATGGGGCTCTACAGCATCGCTGCTGCCTTGTTGGCCACTTACTTATGGTCTGTGATCGCCATTGATGTGGGCGCAGGTACCAACCGTTTTGATAAGTCAGCCGGGCTGGTGACCATTTCGCGTCGCGGGTTCCGCCGCCCCATCAGTGTTGAAATCCCCATCAAGGACATCCAGGCCGTAAAGGTGGAGGTTCGTGATGGTTTCAACACGCGCCGTCGGGTGTCCCTGCGAGTCCAAGGCCGTCGTGACATGCCGCTGACCCGCGTCGGTGAGCCTCTCCCCTTGGCGCAGCTCGAGCAAGACGGTGCTGAACTGGCACGTTTTCTGGGGGTCAATCTTGAAGGACTCTGA
- a CDS encoding nucleoside triphosphate pyrophosphatase: MLLLASASPARRRLLEQAAIPHRVQVSGVDESTIHNSDPTTLVQLLAKAKAEAVATQLADTAISVVLGCDSVLVFNGVVFGKPADAQQAAERWRRMRGGWGELHTGHCLLAPASNASFSPQLTCVTTRVLFSDLSDQEIEAYVNSGEPLQCAGGFALEGRGGSCVERLDGCYSNVIGLSLPLLRRWLSSVP, encoded by the coding sequence ATGCTGCTGTTGGCTTCTGCGTCTCCGGCACGACGTCGTCTGCTTGAGCAAGCGGCCATCCCTCATCGGGTGCAGGTCAGCGGTGTGGATGAGTCCACCATCCACAATTCGGACCCCACCACGTTGGTTCAGCTGCTGGCCAAGGCGAAAGCGGAAGCGGTGGCGACGCAGCTGGCAGACACAGCCATCTCCGTTGTGTTGGGGTGCGACTCGGTGCTGGTGTTCAACGGTGTGGTGTTCGGCAAGCCGGCGGATGCCCAACAGGCGGCCGAGCGCTGGCGCCGCATGCGCGGCGGCTGGGGGGAGCTGCACACCGGGCATTGCCTGCTTGCACCGGCCTCGAACGCTTCCTTCAGTCCGCAGCTGACCTGCGTGACAACCCGCGTGCTGTTTTCTGACCTCAGCGATCAGGAGATTGAGGCTTACGTCAACAGCGGTGAGCCGCTGCAATGTGCCGGAGGCTTCGCTCTTGAAGGCCGTGGTGGCAGTTGTGTGGAGCGCCTTGATGGCTGCTACTCCAATGTGATCGGTTTGAGTCTTCCGCTGTTGCGGCGATGGTTGTCGTCTGTGCCATGA
- a CDS encoding Npun_F0494 family protein, producing MALTAFTRTGRVILQDPSELTRHALQRARQAVRCLPFQRNFYRHLESGAMSSGELVALDDWPAMTRQRLNASQTEDHLIWLIQLGVLRREVDGQGLTERVRLTPLGRDVLINWPESIPSAGLTHRLFHWCRRHRPRW from the coding sequence ATGGCATTAACAGCCTTCACCAGGACCGGTCGCGTGATCCTTCAGGACCCCAGTGAGTTAACGCGGCACGCTCTGCAGAGAGCCCGTCAAGCCGTTCGTTGCTTGCCATTTCAGCGCAACTTTTACCGTCACCTGGAGTCGGGTGCCATGAGCAGTGGCGAACTGGTGGCTCTCGACGACTGGCCAGCCATGACGCGGCAACGGCTCAATGCCAGCCAGACCGAGGATCACCTGATCTGGCTGATTCAACTGGGGGTTCTGCGCAGGGAAGTGGATGGGCAGGGCCTGACCGAACGGGTGCGACTCACGCCGCTCGGCAGGGATGTGCTGATCAACTGGCCGGAGTCCATTCCCTCAGCTGGATTGACCCACCGACTGTTTCACTGGTGCCGCCGCCACCGCCCCAGATGGTGA
- the psbC gene encoding photosystem II reaction center protein CP43 — protein sequence METPFNSGLIATGGKDLDSTGYAWWSGNARLINLSGRLLGAHVAHAGLMVFWAGAMMLFEVSHFTFDKPMYEQGLILFPHVATLGYGVGPGGEVTDLYPFFVVGVLHLISSAVLGLGGLYHALRGPEILENYSTFFSQDWRDKNQMTNIIGYHLILLGVGCLLLVFKAMFFGGVYDTWAPGGGDVRLITNPTLDPGVIFGYLFRAPFGGEGWIIGVNSMEDIIGGHIWLGLTLIFGGIWHVITKPFGWVRRAFIWNGEAYLSYSLGALSFMSFIASAYIWFNNTAYPSEFYGPTNAEASQAQSFTFLVRDQRLGANIGSAMGPTGLGKYLMRSPTGEIIFGGETMRFWDFRGPWLEPLRGPNGLSLDKLQNDIQPWQVRRAAEYMTHAPNASINSVGGIITEPNSVNFVNIRQWLAATQFVLAFFFLVGHLWHAGRARAAAAGFEKGIDRQAEPTLAMPDLD from the coding sequence GTGGAAACGCCCTTTAATTCCGGTCTTATCGCCACTGGCGGTAAAGACCTCGACTCCACCGGTTACGCCTGGTGGTCTGGTAACGCCCGTCTCATCAACCTGTCCGGCCGTCTGCTGGGTGCCCACGTGGCCCACGCTGGTCTGATGGTGTTCTGGGCCGGAGCGATGATGCTCTTCGAGGTGAGCCACTTCACCTTCGATAAGCCCATGTACGAACAGGGATTGATCCTGTTCCCCCACGTCGCAACCCTCGGTTACGGCGTTGGTCCCGGTGGTGAGGTCACCGATCTCTACCCCTTCTTCGTTGTCGGTGTTCTGCACCTGATCAGCTCCGCCGTGCTTGGCCTAGGCGGCTTGTATCACGCCCTGCGTGGTCCGGAGATTCTGGAGAATTACTCCACGTTCTTCTCGCAGGACTGGCGTGACAAAAACCAGATGACCAACATCATTGGTTATCACCTCATTCTTCTGGGCGTCGGCTGCCTGCTGCTGGTCTTCAAGGCCATGTTCTTCGGCGGCGTTTATGACACTTGGGCCCCCGGTGGCGGTGACGTCCGCTTGATCACCAACCCGACTCTTGACCCGGGTGTGATCTTCGGTTACCTGTTCCGCGCCCCCTTCGGCGGCGAAGGCTGGATCATCGGTGTGAACTCCATGGAGGACATCATCGGTGGCCACATCTGGTTGGGCTTGACTCTGATCTTCGGTGGCATCTGGCACGTGATCACCAAGCCTTTCGGCTGGGTGCGTCGCGCCTTCATCTGGAACGGTGAGGCCTACCTGAGCTACAGCCTTGGCGCTCTGAGCTTCATGAGCTTCATTGCCTCGGCTTACATCTGGTTCAACAACACGGCCTACCCTTCGGAGTTCTACGGCCCCACCAACGCCGAAGCTTCCCAGGCTCAAAGTTTCACCTTCCTGGTGCGTGACCAACGCCTCGGCGCCAACATCGGCTCGGCCATGGGCCCCACAGGCCTCGGTAAGTACCTGATGCGCTCCCCTACCGGCGAGATCATCTTCGGTGGTGAAACCATGCGTTTCTGGGACTTCCGTGGCCCTTGGCTTGAGCCTCTGCGTGGTCCCAACGGTCTGAGCCTCGACAAGCTTCAGAACGACATTCAGCCCTGGCAGGTTCGTCGTGCTGCTGAGTACATGACCCACGCTCCCAACGCGTCGATCAACTCTGTGGGCGGCATCATCACCGAACCCAACTCGGTGAACTTTGTGAACATCCGCCAGTGGCTGGCTGCAACACAGTTCGTGCTTGCTTTCTTCTTCCTGGTGGGTCACCTCTGGCATGCCGGCCGCGCCCGTGCTGCTGCTGCCGGTTTCGAGAAAGGGATCGACCGCCAGGCCGAACCGACCCTCGCCATGCCCGACCTCGACTGA
- a CDS encoding peptidase domain-containing ABC transporter gives MSEARRRALQQVDALESDLLLQSSEDLLPQHELRLIGFCLRHLQAPWRPLIAIPDADISVQLDHNDIHHRRVDPPREPWSSEFPMLIVHDQSSGEALALFRDQGRNWFYSADRDQRWPVPKSARLDGDAFEIYPSLPAKVTGPLRVISFAFDTEWRAIWALVLASAAVMGFHFSIPVFTNLLVNRVLPENDSALLLQGLAIVLVVVSGVAAAQYLQTMMMLRIESITDLRLQTAVFDRVMRLPMRFVSQYTTGDLASRANSISQLRQVLGSGVLSTLLSAVFSLGYFILMLVYDSKLAIWAALFTLVSLLGLLVLTIRDIELQKPLLETGAEITNFSLQSVFGLSQIRSAAAEPFVLLRWLKEVNRYALLQLRSNIYSDGIEMFGTLVSPLASLMMFTVVTHRLLANANSSAEFEAILVSFISFNAAFSGFNASLSQAANLTANTFGRASVLWKRAEPVLYAEVERGYEPDAVHHQVEGHYRFRDVTYTFPGASGPILRNLSFEITPGEHTVITGPSGCGKSTLVRMFLGFVDPQAGEVLVDGIPLPQLSIRHYRRQLGVVLQTAHLNGGSIYDVVCGGLALDEDTIWEALRAASVADEVEAMPMKLETLLMDGAGNVSGGQAQRIAIARALIHQPQVLIMDEATSALDPASQQRINATVQSLGITRISIAHRLATIKDADRILVLRDGEISENGTWDELCEYGYLAQMISKGQ, from the coding sequence ATGAGCGAGGCCCGTCGGCGCGCGCTCCAGCAGGTGGATGCTCTGGAGAGCGATCTCCTGTTGCAGTCCAGCGAGGATCTGTTGCCGCAGCACGAGCTGCGACTGATTGGCTTCTGTCTGCGCCATCTGCAGGCTCCATGGCGGCCTTTGATTGCCATCCCTGATGCCGACATCAGTGTTCAGCTCGATCACAACGACATTCACCATCGCCGTGTGGATCCACCGCGCGAGCCTTGGAGCAGTGAATTCCCGATGTTGATCGTTCACGATCAGAGCTCCGGAGAAGCGCTGGCGCTGTTCCGTGATCAAGGGCGCAACTGGTTTTATTCCGCTGATCGGGATCAACGCTGGCCCGTTCCGAAATCAGCGCGCCTCGATGGTGATGCTTTCGAAATTTATCCGTCGTTGCCTGCCAAGGTCACCGGACCTCTCCGCGTGATTTCGTTTGCTTTCGATACCGAATGGAGGGCTATCTGGGCCTTGGTGCTGGCATCGGCAGCGGTGATGGGTTTTCACTTCAGCATCCCGGTGTTCACCAATCTTCTGGTGAATCGTGTCTTGCCGGAAAACGACAGCGCTCTGTTATTGCAGGGGTTGGCCATTGTGCTTGTGGTGGTCTCTGGTGTGGCCGCGGCGCAATATCTACAGACGATGATGATGTTGCGGATCGAGAGCATCACGGATCTCAGGTTGCAAACCGCTGTGTTCGACCGCGTGATGCGTTTGCCGATGCGATTTGTCTCGCAATACACCACTGGTGACCTCGCATCACGCGCCAACTCCATTAGTCAATTGCGTCAGGTGCTGGGCAGCGGCGTCCTTTCCACCTTGCTGTCAGCTGTCTTCAGCCTCGGCTATTTCATTTTGATGCTTGTTTACGACAGCAAGTTGGCGATCTGGGCCGCATTGTTCACCCTGGTCTCACTGCTGGGGCTGCTGGTTCTCACCATTCGTGACATTGAACTGCAAAAACCACTCTTGGAGACAGGCGCAGAAATTACTAATTTCTCGCTTCAGTCTGTGTTCGGACTCTCCCAGATCCGCAGTGCCGCGGCCGAGCCCTTCGTGCTGCTTCGTTGGTTGAAGGAAGTGAATCGTTATGCACTATTGCAGCTGCGCAGCAACATCTACAGCGACGGGATTGAAATGTTCGGAACCTTGGTCAGCCCTCTGGCCTCGCTGATGATGTTCACGGTGGTGACCCATCGGTTGTTGGCCAACGCCAATAGCTCGGCCGAATTCGAAGCTATTTTGGTGAGTTTTATTTCGTTTAATGCTGCCTTTTCGGGGTTCAATGCATCGCTGTCCCAGGCGGCCAACCTCACGGCCAACACGTTTGGACGTGCCAGCGTTCTGTGGAAACGGGCAGAGCCCGTTCTTTATGCAGAGGTGGAACGCGGTTATGAACCTGACGCAGTGCACCATCAGGTGGAAGGGCACTATCGATTTCGCGATGTCACTTACACCTTCCCAGGAGCGTCTGGGCCCATTCTGCGCAATCTCAGCTTTGAGATCACTCCGGGTGAACACACGGTGATCACCGGCCCCAGCGGTTGTGGCAAGTCGACGTTGGTGCGCATGTTCCTGGGATTTGTTGATCCCCAAGCAGGTGAAGTGTTGGTGGATGGCATTCCACTGCCTCAGCTTTCGATTCGGCACTACAGACGACAACTCGGCGTTGTGCTGCAGACGGCACATCTGAATGGTGGTTCGATCTACGACGTTGTCTGCGGAGGCCTTGCGCTCGATGAGGACACGATCTGGGAGGCATTACGCGCGGCCTCCGTGGCTGATGAGGTGGAGGCCATGCCGATGAAACTTGAGACTCTTCTGATGGACGGTGCGGGTAATGTGTCGGGAGGACAGGCGCAGCGCATCGCCATCGCCAGAGCTCTGATCCATCAACCTCAGGTGTTGATCATGGATGAGGCCACCAGTGCTCTTGACCCTGCATCGCAGCAGCGCATCAATGCCACTGTTCAATCCCTTGGAATCACCAGGATCAGCATTGCGCATCGGCTGGCGACGATCAAAGATGCCGATCGAATTCTGGTGCTCCGAGACGGTGAAATCTCCGAAAATGGCACCTGGGACGAATTGTGCGAGTACGGCTACCTTGCGCAGATGATTTCTAAAGGTCAGTGA
- a CDS encoding peptidylprolyl isomerase encodes MVRQSLQALFSLALCLPLLVSCAAETTASIPVGCEQASTPCLQGKATVEITTSKGAITLELDGDAAPVTAGNFLDLAKRGVYDGTVFHRVVREPVPFVVQGGDPASSDASTPKSQYGTGSFIDPSSGQARFIPLELSFSGDERPRYSRVVSNPSELLQLTLTHERGALAMARSQAPDSASAQFYIALKPLPELDGRYAVFGRVTEGLDVVDAIRQDDTIIKATVLTPGL; translated from the coding sequence GTGGTTCGGCAATCGCTTCAAGCTCTTTTCTCTTTGGCGCTCTGCCTTCCGTTGCTGGTGAGCTGCGCCGCCGAGACCACGGCTTCCATCCCGGTGGGCTGTGAACAGGCATCCACTCCTTGCCTGCAAGGGAAGGCCACCGTGGAAATCACCACCAGCAAAGGTGCGATCACCCTGGAACTCGACGGTGATGCAGCCCCAGTCACTGCGGGCAACTTTCTGGATCTGGCCAAACGGGGCGTTTACGACGGCACCGTGTTTCATCGCGTCGTGCGCGAACCCGTCCCTTTTGTCGTTCAAGGCGGCGATCCGGCCTCCAGTGACGCCTCCACACCCAAGAGCCAATACGGCACAGGAAGCTTCATCGACCCTTCCTCCGGTCAGGCCCGCTTCATTCCCCTGGAATTGTCATTCAGCGGAGATGAGCGTCCGCGCTACAGCCGTGTGGTGAGCAATCCCAGTGAACTGCTGCAGCTGACCCTGACCCATGAGCGTGGAGCTCTGGCCATGGCGCGTTCTCAGGCGCCGGATTCAGCGAGTGCGCAGTTCTACATCGCACTCAAGCCTCTTCCTGAGTTGGACGGCCGTTATGCAGTGTTCGGTCGCGTCACCGAGGGGCTTGATGTGGTGGATGCGATCCGACAGGACGACACGATCATCAAAGCGACGGTTCTGACGCCCGGTCTTTGA
- the psbD gene encoding photosystem II D2 protein (photosystem q(a) protein): MTIAVGRAPQRGWFDVLDDWLKRDRFVFVGWSGILLFPTAYLAIGGWLTGTTFVTSWYTHGIASSYLEGCNFLTAAVSTPADAMGHSLLLLWGPEAQGDFVRWCQLGGLWAFVALHGAFALIGFMLRQFEIARLVGIRPYNAIAFSGPIAVFVSVFLMYPLGQSSWFFAPSFGVAAIFRFLLFLQGFHNWTLNPFHMMGVAGILGGALLCAIHGATVENTLFEDGEQANTFKAFEPTQEEETYSMVTANRFWSQIFGIAFSNKRWLHFFMLFVPVMGLWTSSIGIIGLALNLRAYDFVSQEIRAAEDPEFETFYTKNILLNEGLRAWMAPADQPHENFVFPEEVLPRGNAL; encoded by the coding sequence ATGACGATCGCTGTAGGACGCGCGCCACAGCGGGGATGGTTTGACGTCCTCGATGACTGGCTCAAGCGCGACCGCTTCGTTTTTGTCGGCTGGTCCGGCATCCTTCTCTTCCCGACGGCCTATCTGGCCATTGGTGGCTGGCTGACAGGCACCACCTTTGTCACCTCCTGGTACACCCACGGCATCGCCTCGTCGTACCTGGAAGGTTGCAACTTCCTGACTGCTGCTGTTTCAACCCCCGCTGATGCGATGGGTCACAGCCTCCTGCTGCTTTGGGGCCCTGAGGCCCAAGGCGATTTCGTGCGCTGGTGTCAGCTCGGCGGCCTCTGGGCCTTCGTGGCACTGCACGGTGCCTTCGCTCTGATCGGCTTCATGCTGCGTCAGTTCGAAATCGCACGTCTGGTCGGCATTCGTCCTTACAACGCCATCGCCTTCTCCGGTCCGATTGCGGTGTTCGTCAGTGTCTTCCTGATGTATCCCCTCGGCCAGAGCAGCTGGTTCTTCGCGCCCTCCTTTGGTGTGGCCGCGATCTTCCGCTTCCTCCTCTTCCTTCAGGGCTTCCACAACTGGACCCTGAATCCTTTCCACATGATGGGCGTCGCCGGCATTCTCGGCGGTGCACTGCTCTGCGCCATCCACGGCGCCACCGTGGAAAATACCTTGTTTGAGGATGGCGAGCAGGCCAACACCTTCAAGGCGTTCGAGCCCACCCAGGAAGAAGAGACCTATTCCATGGTCACCGCCAACCGCTTCTGGAGCCAGATCTTCGGGATCGCCTTCTCCAACAAGCGCTGGCTGCACTTCTTCATGTTGTTCGTGCCTGTGATGGGCCTGTGGACCAGCTCCATCGGCATCATCGGTCTGGCTCTCAACCTGCGCGCCTATGACTTCGTGTCCCAGGAAATCCGCGCTGCAGAAGATCCCGAATTCGAGACCTTCTACACCAAGAACATCCTTCTGAATGAAGGTCTGCGTGCCTGGATGGCACCGGCTGATCAGCCGCACGAAAACTTCGTCTTCCCTGAAGAGGTTCTGCCCCGTGGAAACGCCCTTTAA
- a CDS encoding type 2 lanthipeptide synthetase LanM family protein: protein MHQLLQAEKNPANDSAVSCDDLNGFQQGLGQTWLDAIAPQEDHKLSRRFAWSGLDADTLLRVLARASKPEQAADIEPWWDELKALQTALRSDPDRALHPYVAEDSDAQQLPFQDLWLPVVDDAVARLRDSLSDLQTRSFNDGAFQALGQSLLSRLCSVSEQVLFEQFNLLRPPGVMLLAHLGAGGDGQGPPVREYYERFIRHHRADGLDGLLKTFPVLGRYLGLVCLYWRQSNEGMLRRIDADVAPLQQTFGIAPTAALIHIKQGLSDPHNGGQAVSVLTFATPDGDSTSRLVYKPKDMGVDLAYQQALDHLNRNTALPPLRRLSIHCGDDYGYMEFVEHRLCRGEDELKLFYRNAGRLTAVLHLLGCTDCHHENLIACGDQLLLIDTETLLEADLTDHISDASEYQTTLNQSDLQKRCQNSILRSGLLPTWMFIGQARTAVDISALGIAPPASTTMKSAGWLGLNSDGMMAGRIMVPSEVPTSLPVGFGETNGLNRHLEVFCEGFREQCLAFEQTRDHWIGSNGVLERFRGLPRRIVLRATRVYFALQRQQLEPAALRSPLSQGLVLEQLSRSFLMATDQPKHWPVFDEEVRQMERLDIPFFVHAIDGNDLPLSNGFAPVENFIETSGLESSRQRIETLDAVEVQFQEQLIRGTSRARVTREDGWQEVAPALEEIDVAVLTPEQLRLEAGRLLDGLAEIAIRDADGLVDWLGMDLGSDGEKFSFGPVGNSLYGGTAGVALLAAHFPEDAARSDLLKALMPPLLQMGESTRDGMRLRWWRDQALGLSGCGGTLLCLQQLAASSEQDLRESLQELESSLISALLPDHIRSDLTLDVIGGVAGLIGPLLENGSARALECALLCGDQLLLHQKEEGGWSLGGLDRHPLLGFSHGTAGFAAALVKIGQRVGESRFIEGASRALAYERERFDADHGNWPDYRDYKPDQPSTFMTSWCHGAPGIALSRACLFGTPLWDAICLDEMTTALQTLTAFPFTEMDHLCCGTMGNASLLRIVAEGPWADQLPAALRSAAIERSSRLVNQSIARARCLGGSYRCFGTSGSNVLLPGCFTGLSGIGLALIDQVTRDDRLQSVLSIGLLSPSGAVAAAPVKQSVGQSS, encoded by the coding sequence TTGCATCAACTACTGCAAGCGGAGAAGAATCCAGCGAACGACTCAGCGGTCAGCTGTGATGACCTCAACGGCTTTCAGCAAGGCCTCGGTCAAACTTGGCTCGACGCGATCGCACCTCAAGAAGACCACAAGCTGTCGCGTCGCTTTGCTTGGTCAGGCCTTGATGCGGACACCTTGCTTCGCGTCTTGGCCCGTGCCTCAAAGCCTGAACAAGCAGCCGATATTGAACCCTGGTGGGATGAACTGAAGGCGCTGCAGACCGCGTTGCGATCCGATCCCGATCGTGCCCTGCATCCCTACGTCGCTGAGGATTCGGACGCGCAGCAGCTTCCGTTTCAAGACCTCTGGCTGCCGGTTGTCGACGATGCTGTGGCCAGGCTGCGCGACAGCCTTTCCGATTTGCAGACGCGATCATTCAACGACGGCGCTTTTCAGGCTCTAGGTCAATCACTCTTGAGCCGACTCTGCAGCGTCTCTGAGCAGGTGCTGTTTGAGCAGTTCAACCTGTTGCGACCTCCTGGTGTGATGCTTCTGGCCCACCTCGGTGCGGGAGGCGATGGTCAGGGACCACCGGTGCGCGAGTACTACGAGCGCTTCATTCGGCACCATCGTGCTGATGGATTGGACGGTTTGCTCAAGACCTTCCCTGTGCTGGGCCGGTATCTCGGTTTGGTGTGCCTGTATTGGCGCCAGTCCAACGAAGGGATGCTGCGCAGGATTGATGCGGATGTCGCCCCCTTGCAGCAGACCTTCGGCATTGCACCCACGGCTGCACTCATCCACATCAAGCAGGGCTTGAGTGACCCCCATAACGGAGGGCAGGCGGTCAGTGTTCTGACCTTTGCGACCCCGGATGGCGACAGCACATCACGCTTGGTCTACAAACCCAAGGACATGGGGGTTGACCTTGCGTATCAACAAGCTCTTGACCATCTCAATCGCAACACTGCGTTGCCCCCCCTGAGGAGACTGAGCATTCACTGCGGTGATGACTACGGCTACATGGAGTTTGTGGAACATCGTCTCTGTCGTGGAGAGGATGAACTCAAGCTTTTCTATCGCAATGCGGGTCGTCTGACGGCCGTCTTGCATCTCCTCGGTTGTACCGATTGTCATCACGAGAACCTGATCGCTTGTGGTGATCAGCTGTTGTTGATTGACACGGAAACTCTCCTGGAGGCCGATCTAACGGATCACATCAGTGATGCGTCGGAGTATCAGACCACTCTGAATCAGTCGGATCTCCAGAAACGCTGTCAGAACTCCATTCTTCGTTCTGGTCTTCTGCCTACCTGGATGTTTATCGGTCAGGCTCGGACTGCTGTTGATATCAGTGCGCTTGGCATCGCTCCGCCCGCCTCCACCACCATGAAGAGCGCCGGTTGGTTGGGTCTCAACAGCGATGGAATGATGGCCGGTCGCATCATGGTCCCTTCTGAGGTGCCCACAAGCCTTCCGGTGGGGTTTGGTGAAACCAATGGGCTCAACAGGCATCTCGAGGTGTTCTGTGAAGGCTTTCGTGAACAGTGCCTTGCTTTTGAACAGACCCGTGATCACTGGATCGGATCCAACGGTGTGCTCGAACGCTTCCGTGGTCTTCCGCGGCGCATCGTGCTGAGGGCAACCCGCGTCTATTTCGCGTTGCAGCGTCAACAACTGGAGCCCGCGGCCCTGCGTTCACCATTGAGCCAGGGATTGGTGCTGGAGCAGCTCAGTCGCAGTTTTCTGATGGCGACCGATCAGCCCAAGCATTGGCCGGTGTTCGATGAGGAAGTGCGCCAGATGGAAAGGCTTGATATTCCCTTTTTTGTGCATGCAATCGACGGCAACGACCTCCCCCTAAGCAATGGATTCGCACCTGTTGAAAACTTCATTGAAACCAGTGGCCTTGAATCCAGTCGGCAACGGATTGAGACGTTGGATGCCGTAGAGGTTCAGTTTCAGGAGCAGCTGATTCGTGGCACCAGTCGCGCGCGTGTCACCCGCGAGGACGGTTGGCAGGAGGTGGCACCCGCGCTCGAAGAGATTGATGTTGCCGTCTTGACGCCTGAGCAGTTGCGTTTAGAAGCAGGTCGCCTGCTGGATGGTCTGGCAGAGATTGCCATCCGAGATGCCGACGGCTTGGTCGATTGGTTGGGGATGGATCTCGGTAGTGATGGCGAAAAATTCTCCTTCGGCCCCGTCGGTAATTCGCTCTATGGCGGGACGGCCGGAGTCGCCCTGCTGGCGGCCCATTTCCCTGAAGACGCTGCCCGGTCTGACCTCTTGAAGGCCTTGATGCCTCCCCTCCTGCAGATGGGGGAGTCCACTCGTGATGGCATGCGTTTGCGTTGGTGGCGCGATCAGGCCTTGGGGTTGAGCGGCTGTGGAGGCACGTTGCTTTGTCTTCAGCAACTGGCGGCCTCCAGCGAACAAGACCTTCGCGAGTCGCTTCAAGAGCTGGAGTCGTCGTTGATTTCTGCCCTGCTGCCAGATCACATTCGGTCTGATCTCACCCTTGATGTGATCGGAGGCGTCGCTGGTCTCATCGGCCCGCTTCTGGAGAACGGTTCGGCGCGGGCCTTGGAGTGCGCTTTGCTCTGTGGCGATCAGCTTCTGCTGCATCAAAAGGAGGAAGGGGGGTGGTCCTTGGGTGGTTTAGATCGTCACCCCCTGCTCGGGTTCTCCCATGGCACCGCCGGATTCGCCGCCGCGCTGGTCAAGATTGGCCAGCGTGTGGGTGAATCCCGTTTCATCGAGGGGGCGTCGCGCGCCTTGGCTTATGAGCGGGAGCGTTTTGATGCCGACCATGGCAATTGGCCCGATTATCGCGACTACAAACCTGACCAGCCCTCGACCTTCATGACCTCCTGGTGCCACGGTGCACCCGGCATTGCCCTCAGCCGCGCTTGTTTGTTTGGTACTCCTCTCTGGGATGCGATCTGCCTTGACGAGATGACCACGGCCCTTCAAACCTTGACTGCGTTCCCTTTTACCGAGATGGACCACCTCTGTTGCGGAACGATGGGGAATGCCTCTCTGTTGCGGATCGTGGCGGAGGGGCCCTGGGCTGATCAGTTGCCTGCGGCGTTGCGCTCTGCGGCTATCGAGCGCTCGTCGCGGCTGGTAAATCAGTCCATTGCTCGAGCAAGGTGTCTTGGTGGATCGTATCGATGCTTCGGTACCTCTGGCAGCAACGTGTTGCTTCCGGGGTGCTTCACCGGTCTCTCCGGAATCGGCCTTGCTTTGATCGATCAGGTGACTCGTGATGATCGTTTGCAGTCCGTGCTGTCGATTGGACTTCTCTCACCATCTGGGGCGGTGGCGGCGGCACCAGTGAAACAGTCGGTGGGTCAATCCAGCTGA